The proteins below come from a single Octopus sinensis linkage group LG10, ASM634580v1, whole genome shotgun sequence genomic window:
- the LOC115216194 gene encoding histone-lysine N-methyltransferase SETMAR-like yields the protein MLFYFRKGKKATETCRKLCNVYGKNAVSERVCQKWFARFRSENFSVRDAPHSGRRKEIDIDQLRAVAKQDCSLRTRQIADILNISKTSVENELHKLGYVSKLDVWVPHNFTEANLVQKVSICDTLLKKENNEPFLRRIVTGDEKWVVYNNVKRRSRKKAEDSPKQTPKAGFHPKKVLLSKWWDWKGVIFFELLPLNKTINPEVYCEQLDKLNAALHQKTARTGEWQRRCFPP from the coding sequence gaaaaggaaagaaagcaacAGAAACTTGCCGAAAATTATGCAATGTGTATGGAAAGAATGCGGTTTCAGAACGGGTGTGCCAAAAATGGTTTGCTCGATTTCGATCAGAGAATTTTTCAGTAAGAGATGCACCTCATTCTGGCCGGCGAAAAGAAATTGACATCGACCAACTGAGAGCTGTAGCCAAACAAGACTGCAGTCTTAGGACCAGACAAATCGCAGATATTCTTAACATATCCAAAACAAGTGTGGAAAATGAATTGCATAAACTTGGTTATGTTTCTAAACTTGATGTTTGGGTTCCCCATAATTTTACAGAAGCAAATCTTGTCCAGAAGGTTTCTATTTGCGATACATTACTGAAAAAGGAAAACAACGAACCCTTTTTGAGAAGAATTGTTACTGGAGATGAAAAGTGGGTAGTTTACAATAATGTGAAACGAAGATCACGGAAAAAAGCAGAGGATTCTCCAAAACAAACACCCAAAGCAGGTTTTCACCCAAAGAAAGTTCTGTTATCGAAATGGTGGGATTGGAAGGGTGTTATCTTTTTTGAACTTCTTCccttgaataaaaccataaatcCAGAGGTTTATTGTGAACAACTGGATAAATTAAATGCGGCTCTTCATCAAAAAACGGCCAGAACTGGTGAATGGCAAAGGCGTTGTTTTCCACCATGA